The following proteins are encoded in a genomic region of Leptospira yasudae:
- a CDS encoding LIC20211 family lipoprotein, giving the protein MKAFQILSVFLISLILANCATSSAGIATSNIPVADRKYKVIGPVEGHKTWNTFDMAIIGVPLSEPPIDKVVTAMLTEKEADALINIRYWTDKYILLFLTINRLHINAEAIKFEDQNDQNGKKRK; this is encoded by the coding sequence GTGAAAGCTTTTCAAATTCTATCCGTATTTTTGATTTCCTTGATTTTGGCGAATTGCGCGACTTCGTCGGCGGGAATCGCCACGAGTAATATTCCGGTGGCGGACCGCAAATACAAGGTGATCGGTCCCGTTGAAGGTCACAAAACTTGGAACACGTTCGACATGGCGATCATCGGCGTTCCTCTTTCCGAACCTCCGATCGATAAGGTCGTTACCGCGATGTTGACCGAAAAAGAAGCGGACGCTCTCATCAACATCCGTTATTGGACTGATAAATACATTCTTCTTTTCCTCACCATCAACAGGCTGCATATCAATGCGGAAGCGATCAAATTCGAGGATCAAAATGACCAGAACGGTAAAAAAAGAAAATAA
- the meaB gene encoding methylmalonyl Co-A mutase-associated GTPase MeaB, with amino-acid sequence MSSGEQSGIPSSGGIRSTGISRKALPSAEAFVKGILAGDRVMLSRAITLVESARADHQELAEKIIDACLPHSGKSIRIGITGIPGVGKSTFIESFGMHTISQGRKLAVLTIDPSSQISGGSILGDKTRMSELSRNESAFIRPSPSGDSLGGVARKTRETIYLCEAAGFDTIFVETVGVGQSETAVHSMVDLFLLLLIAGAGDELQGIKRGIMEMADLFAVTKADGDNKIRSEATRIETQSAIHFFPSHENGWIPKVLSCSSLTGEGIGEIWKQIEEYEKTVKSNGTFEIRRTNQAKYWLEETVSEHLMSDFYTRMKDLYADLEDKVSRHRISSFQAAEKLIAEYRKRLQG; translated from the coding sequence TTGAGTTCTGGAGAACAATCGGGGATTCCTTCGAGCGGAGGAATCCGATCCACCGGAATTTCCAGAAAGGCTCTTCCATCCGCGGAAGCATTCGTAAAAGGAATTCTCGCCGGGGACCGCGTAATGCTCAGCCGTGCGATTACGCTCGTCGAAAGCGCTCGTGCCGATCACCAAGAACTCGCGGAAAAAATCATAGACGCATGTCTTCCTCATTCCGGTAAATCGATCCGCATCGGAATCACGGGCATTCCCGGAGTCGGAAAAAGCACGTTCATCGAGTCCTTCGGGATGCATACGATCTCTCAAGGAAGGAAGTTGGCCGTGCTGACCATCGATCCTTCGAGTCAAATCTCGGGAGGAAGTATTCTCGGAGACAAAACGAGAATGTCCGAACTTTCCCGAAACGAATCCGCGTTCATCCGCCCTTCTCCCTCCGGAGATTCGTTAGGCGGAGTTGCGCGTAAAACGAGAGAAACGATTTATCTCTGCGAGGCCGCTGGTTTTGATACGATCTTCGTCGAAACGGTCGGAGTCGGACAATCCGAAACGGCGGTTCATTCCATGGTGGATTTGTTTTTGCTTCTTCTCATCGCGGGAGCCGGAGACGAATTGCAAGGAATCAAACGAGGCATTATGGAAATGGCGGATTTATTCGCCGTAACCAAAGCGGACGGAGACAACAAAATAAGATCCGAGGCTACGAGAATTGAAACTCAATCCGCGATTCACTTTTTTCCATCGCACGAAAATGGTTGGATTCCCAAAGTTCTTTCCTGTTCTTCTTTAACCGGAGAGGGAATCGGAGAAATTTGGAAGCAAATCGAGGAATATGAGAAAACCGTAAAGTCCAACGGAACCTTCGAGATTCGAAGAACGAATCAGGCCAAGTATTGGTTGGAAGAAACCGTTTCGGAACATTTGATGAGCGATTTTTATACACGTATGAAGGATTTATACGCGGATCTCGAAGACAAAGTTAGTCGTCATCGAATCAGTTCCTTTCAAGCCGCGGAGAAGTTGATCGCGGAATATCGCAAACGGCTCCAGGGTTAG